One window from the genome of [Mycobacterium] stephanolepidis encodes:
- a CDS encoding 3-hydroxyacyl-CoA dehydrogenase NAD-binding domain-containing protein yields the protein MSANTIQWEKDADGIVTLTLDDPNGSANVMNDDYKQSMAAAVKRLVEEKDSITGVVVTSAKKTFFAGGDLTKIIQIQPENAQEAFNEVEEIKKDLRTLETFGRPVVAAINGAALGGGLEIALATHHRIAADVKGSQIGLPEVSLGLLPGGGGVTRVTRMLGIQNGFVTVLAQGTRFNPTKAKEVGLIDELVGSVDELIPAAKAWIKANPEAVQRWDVKGYKIPGGTPSTPALAAILPSFPSNLKKQLKGAPMPAPRAILAAAVEGAQVDFDTASRIESRYFTSLTTGQVAKNMTQAFFFDLQTINGGGSRPDGIAKQEIKKIGVLGAGMMGAGIAYVSAKAGYDVVLKDVSLEAAQKGKGYSEKLEEKALSRGKTTAEKSAALLAKITPTADPADLAGVDFVIEAVFENTELKHKVFQEIEDIVEPNALLGSNTSTLPITGLASGVKRQEDFIGIHFFSPVDKMPLVEIIRGEKTSDEALARVFDYVLAIKKTPIVVNDSRGFFTSRVIGTFVNEAVAMLAEGIEPSTIEQAGSQAGYPAPPLQLSDELNLTLMQKIRKETVEAAKAEGKDLPDDPAGRVIDTLVEAGRPGRLGGAGFYDYADGKRTELWPGLRTTFNTRSGADAANPPLQDLIDRMLFAEAIETQKCFVEGVLTSTADANIGSIFGIGFPPWTGGVHQYIVGYEGPAGKGKAGFVARAKELAAKYGDRFNPPASLLDA from the coding sequence ATGAGTGCAAACACAATTCAGTGGGAAAAGGATGCCGACGGCATCGTCACCCTCACCCTGGACGACCCCAACGGTTCGGCCAACGTCATGAACGACGACTACAAGCAGTCGATGGCCGCGGCCGTCAAGCGCCTTGTGGAAGAGAAGGATTCGATCACCGGCGTGGTGGTCACCAGCGCCAAGAAGACCTTCTTCGCCGGTGGTGACCTCACCAAGATCATCCAGATTCAGCCGGAGAACGCCCAGGAAGCCTTCAACGAGGTCGAGGAGATCAAGAAGGACCTGCGCACGCTGGAGACCTTCGGTCGTCCGGTCGTGGCCGCCATCAACGGTGCCGCCCTCGGTGGTGGCCTGGAAATCGCGTTGGCCACCCATCACCGGATTGCGGCCGATGTCAAGGGATCTCAGATCGGCCTGCCCGAGGTATCGCTGGGCCTGCTGCCCGGCGGCGGTGGTGTCACCCGCGTGACCCGCATGCTCGGCATCCAGAACGGCTTCGTCACCGTGCTGGCGCAGGGCACCCGGTTCAACCCGACCAAGGCCAAGGAAGTCGGCCTGATCGATGAGCTGGTTGGCTCCGTCGACGAGCTGATTCCCGCCGCCAAGGCGTGGATCAAGGCGAACCCGGAGGCCGTGCAGCGCTGGGATGTCAAGGGATACAAGATCCCCGGTGGCACCCCCTCCACGCCGGCGCTGGCGGCCATCCTGCCGTCGTTCCCGTCGAACCTGAAGAAGCAGCTCAAGGGCGCGCCGATGCCGGCCCCGCGGGCGATCCTGGCCGCCGCGGTCGAGGGTGCCCAGGTGGACTTCGACACGGCCAGCCGTATCGAGAGCCGTTACTTCACCAGCCTGACCACCGGCCAGGTCGCCAAGAACATGACGCAGGCGTTCTTCTTCGACCTGCAGACCATCAACGGCGGCGGGTCACGTCCGGACGGCATCGCCAAGCAGGAGATCAAGAAGATCGGTGTGCTGGGCGCGGGCATGATGGGTGCCGGTATCGCCTACGTCTCGGCCAAGGCCGGTTACGACGTCGTGCTGAAGGACGTCTCGCTGGAGGCGGCTCAGAAGGGCAAGGGCTACTCGGAAAAGCTTGAGGAGAAGGCTCTTTCGCGCGGCAAGACCACCGCGGAGAAGTCCGCGGCGCTGCTGGCCAAGATCACCCCGACCGCCGACCCCGCCGATCTGGCCGGTGTCGACTTCGTGATCGAGGCGGTCTTCGAGAACACCGAGCTCAAGCACAAGGTGTTCCAGGAGATCGAGGACATCGTCGAGCCCAACGCACTGCTTGGCTCCAACACCTCCACCCTGCCCATCACCGGGCTTGCTTCGGGTGTGAAGCGCCAGGAAGACTTCATCGGCATCCATTTCTTCTCGCCCGTCGACAAGATGCCGCTGGTGGAGATCATCCGCGGCGAGAAGACCTCCGACGAGGCGTTGGCCCGGGTGTTCGACTACGTGCTGGCCATCAAGAAGACCCCGATCGTCGTCAACGACAGCCGCGGCTTCTTCACCTCGCGCGTTATCGGCACCTTCGTCAACGAGGCCGTCGCGATGCTGGCCGAGGGCATCGAGCCCTCGACCATCGAGCAGGCCGGCAGCCAGGCCGGATACCCGGCACCGCCGCTGCAGCTATCGGATGAGCTGAACCTGACGCTCATGCAGAAGATCCGCAAGGAGACTGTCGAGGCGGCCAAGGCCGAGGGCAAGGACCTGCCGGACGACCCGGCCGGCCGTGTCATCGACACGCTGGTCGAGGCGGGCCGCCCGGGCCGCCTGGGTGGTGCCGGCTTCTACGACTATGCGGACGGCAAGCGCACCGAGCTGTGGCCCGGGCTGCGGACGACGTTCAACACCCGATCGGGTGCTGACGCGGCCAACCCGCCGCTGCAGGACCTCATCGACCGCATGCTGTTCGCGGAGGCCATCGAAACGCAGAAGTGTTTCGTCGAGGGCGTGTTGACCTCGACCGCTGACGCCAACATCGGCTCGATCTTCGGCATCGGCTTCCCGCCGTGGACCGGCGGTGTGCACCAGTACATCGTCGGATACGAAGGGCCGGCCGGTAAGGGCAAGGCCGGATTCGTGGCTCGCGCAAAGGAATTGGCCGCCAAGTACGGTGACCGCTTCAACCCGCCCGCGTCGCTGCTGGACGCGTAG